One region of Colius striatus isolate bColStr4 chromosome 4, bColStr4.1.hap1, whole genome shotgun sequence genomic DNA includes:
- the LOC133625376 gene encoding collagen alpha-1(I) chain-like gives MMWGRGGYFPRKRTLELPGAVTSPPTPFYTPHAAATRHPHRHTFCRCCGSLQGDFAAGPPHLQGWAVPCRAEPAARPPPPALPPHRFRANLQRAGRRRPALRRAGGSLGQPRGAAGVSPGGRRGVAAPLPPSLSLQKKPSRRLPPEPPQLRDSEGTREGAGSGAGPRHPSPALPPCRYGGSLQNLKGKEGLPARHPRTGGQSHRPAPAARTLSLCRARFHSAGWGSAGIGGCEGQRPRQEPSAPGPCLEGQSEGSWDPPGPVWGEGVRRGTATGVSPPSGSAGFPAPIAPVSLQNPAARLPPAPRGSLPLGGPDVGWRD, from the coding sequence ATGATGTGGGGGCGTGGGGGATATTTCCCACGAAAGAGGACGTTGGAGCTCCCCGGGGCTGTGACCTCCCCCCCTACTCCCTTCTACACCCCGCACGCCGCAGCCACCAGGCACCCACACAGACACACTTTCTGCCGGTGCTgcggctccctgcagggcgatTTCGCCGCCGGCCCCCCACACCTGCAGGGATGGGCCGTGCCGTGCAGAGCCGAGCCAGCCGCCCGCCCGCCTCCGCCCGCGCTCCCGCCGCACCGGTTCCGCGCCAATTTGCAGCGAGCGGGGAGGCGGCGGCCTGCGCTGCGCCGGGCCGGGGGGAGCCTCGGCCAGCCCCGGGGCGCGGCAGGGGTCAGCCCGGGGGGACGGAGAGGGGTGGCAGCGCCGCTGCCGCCTTCGCTCTCCCTCCAAAAGAAGCCGAGCCGCCGCCTGCCCCCCGAGCCGCCACAGCTGAGGGACTCTGAGGGGACGCGTGAGGGGGCAGGGAGCGGAGCAGGACCGCGGCACCCGTCTCCCGCGCTCCCGCCTTGCCGCTATGGAGGCTCCCTCCAAAAcctgaaggggaaggaggggctGCCGGCACGGCACCCTCGCACCGGGGGGCAATCACACCGCCCTGCCCCCGCCGCCAGGACACTCTCCCTCTGCAGGGCACGCTTCCACAGCGCGGGCTGGGGCAGCGCGGGCATCGGGGGCTGCGAAGGGCAGCGTCCCCGCCAGGAACCTTCCGCGCCAGGCCCCTGTCTTGAAGGCCAGAGCGAGGGAAGCTGGGACCCGCCAGGGCCAGTGTGGGGTGAGGGCGTGCGGCGCGGGACGGCGACCGGGGTCAGCCCGCCAAGCGGCTCGGCCGGCTTCCCCGCCCCCATCGCGCCCGTCTCCCTCCAAAACCCCGCAGCCCGCCTCCCGCCAGCCCCACGGGGCTCTCTACCGCTGGGCGGCCCCGACGTGGGGTGGAGGGACTAA